The following coding sequences are from one Chitinimonas sp. BJYL2 window:
- a CDS encoding NADH-quinone oxidoreductase subunit B family protein produces MGVAENPVGQNVLEKGFVTTTIDTVVNWTRTGSLWPMTFGLACCAVEMMQAGASRYDLDRFGIVFRPSPRQSDLMIVAGTLCNKMAPALRKVYDQMPEPRWVLSMGSCANGGGYYHYSYSVVRGCDRIVPVDVYVPGCPPTAEALLYGLIQLQNKIKRTNTIAR; encoded by the coding sequence ATGGGAGTAGCAGAAAATCCCGTGGGCCAGAATGTCTTGGAAAAAGGCTTCGTCACCACGACCATTGATACGGTCGTCAACTGGACCCGTACTGGCTCCCTCTGGCCGATGACCTTCGGCCTTGCGTGCTGCGCGGTCGAGATGATGCAGGCTGGTGCGTCCCGCTACGATCTGGATCGCTTCGGTATCGTGTTCCGCCCGAGTCCCCGCCAGTCCGATCTGATGATTGTTGCCGGCACGCTCTGCAACAAGATGGCCCCGGCCTTGCGCAAGGTTTACGACCAGATGCCTGAGCCTCGCTGGGTCTTGTCGATGGGTTCTTGCGCAAATGGTGGTGGCTACTATCACTACTCCTACTCGGTTGTGCGTGGTTGTGACCGCATCGTGCCGGTGGATGTGTATGTGCCCGGCTGTCCGCCTACAGCGGAGGCCTTGCTGTACGGGCTGATCCAGCTGCAGAACAAGATCAAGCGCACCAATACCATCGCGCGTTAA
- the pstC gene encoding phosphate ABC transporter permease subunit PstC, translating to MSANSPTRRFQLADALFFNLTRGAAVLVLVLLTGIILSLIHGGWESISTYGAGFIFSPDWNPVSEQFGAWLPIQGTLITSAIALLIAVPVSFGIAIFLTELSPLWLRRPLGIAIELLAGIPSIIYGIWGLFVVAPILMEGLPVKLGQTLLFTIPPIQQWLTETTAGIPLLGSLFDGPPFGVGMFTAGVILAIMVIPYIASVMRDVFEIVPSMLKESAYGLGATTWEVVWNVVLPYTKTGVIGGIMLGLGRALGETMAVTFVIGNSYDKIQSLFHPGNSIASILANEFAEASSALHYGALIEMGLILFLITFIVLACSKLLLLRLQKGEGSNA from the coding sequence ATGTCCGCAAATAGTCCTACACGGCGTTTCCAGCTCGCTGACGCACTGTTCTTCAATCTCACACGCGGTGCGGCAGTGCTGGTGCTCGTGTTACTGACCGGCATCATCCTGTCGCTGATCCATGGCGGCTGGGAATCCATCAGTACCTACGGTGCTGGGTTCATCTTTTCACCCGACTGGAATCCGGTCTCGGAACAGTTCGGCGCCTGGTTGCCTATTCAAGGTACGCTCATCACGTCAGCGATTGCGCTGCTGATCGCCGTACCCGTCAGCTTCGGCATCGCGATATTCCTGACCGAGCTTTCCCCACTCTGGCTGCGCCGCCCGCTCGGCATTGCCATCGAGTTGCTTGCCGGCATCCCGTCCATCATCTACGGCATCTGGGGTTTGTTTGTGGTCGCCCCGATCCTAATGGAAGGCCTTCCGGTGAAGCTGGGTCAGACCCTGCTGTTCACCATCCCCCCCATCCAGCAATGGCTTACGGAAACCACAGCAGGGATACCATTGCTGGGTAGCCTGTTTGACGGCCCGCCCTTCGGCGTCGGCATGTTCACTGCCGGCGTGATCCTCGCGATCATGGTGATCCCCTACATTGCCTCGGTCATGCGTGACGTGTTCGAGATCGTTCCCTCCATGCTCAAGGAATCGGCCTACGGCCTGGGTGCCACGACCTGGGAAGTGGTGTGGAACGTGGTACTGCCTTACACCAAGACCGGCGTCATCGGCGGCATCATGCTCGGCCTGGGTCGTGCACTGGGTGAAACCATGGCGGTCACCTTCGTGATCGGCAACTCTTACGACAAGATCCAGTCGCTATTCCACCCCGGCAATTCGATTGCTTCCATCCTGGCCAATGAGTTCGCCGAGGCGAGCTCTGCCCTGCACTACGGTGCGCTGATCGAGATGGGCCTGATCCTGTTCCTCATCACCTTCATCGTACTGGCTTGCTCCAAACTGCTACTGCTCCGCCTGCAAAAGGGCGAAGGCAGCAACGCCTGA
- a CDS encoding NADH-quinone oxidoreductase subunit D, whose product MSEIKNYTLNFGPQHPAAHGVLRLVLELDGEVVQRADPHIGLLHRATEKLAEHKTFIQSVPYMDRLDYVSMMSNEHAYVMAIEKLLGIDVPIRAQYIRVMFDEITRVLNHLMWIGAHGLDCGAMTVFLYAFREREDLMDCYEAVSGARMHAAYYRPGGVYRDLPDAMPQYQASKVRNAAAISRLNENRQGSLLDFIEDFTQRFPKYVDEYETLLTDNRIWKQRTVGIGVISPERAQELGLTGPMLRGSGVEWDLRKKQPYEVYDKLDFDIPVGVNGDCYDRYLCRIEEMRQSNRIIKQCVDWLRSNPGPVIVSNHKVAPPSRLDMKTNMEELIHHFKLFTEGMHVPEGEAYAAVEHPKGEFGIYLVSDGANKPYRLKIRAPGFAHLAALDEVARGHMISDVVAIIGTMDIVFGEIDR is encoded by the coding sequence GTGTCTGAGATCAAGAACTACACCCTGAATTTTGGCCCTCAGCATCCGGCAGCGCACGGCGTGCTGCGTCTGGTGCTGGAGTTGGATGGCGAGGTTGTGCAGCGTGCCGATCCGCACATCGGTTTGCTGCATCGTGCAACCGAGAAGCTGGCCGAGCACAAAACCTTCATCCAGTCGGTTCCCTACATGGATCGTCTCGACTATGTGTCGATGATGTCCAATGAGCACGCCTATGTCATGGCGATCGAGAAGCTGCTAGGCATCGATGTGCCTATCCGCGCCCAATACATCCGCGTGATGTTCGATGAAATCACGCGCGTGCTGAATCATCTGATGTGGATTGGTGCACATGGTCTCGACTGTGGCGCCATGACGGTCTTCCTCTACGCTTTCCGCGAGCGTGAAGACCTGATGGATTGCTATGAGGCGGTGTCTGGTGCGCGCATGCATGCGGCCTACTATCGCCCAGGCGGCGTTTACCGTGATTTGCCTGACGCGATGCCGCAGTATCAGGCATCCAAAGTGCGCAATGCCGCTGCCATTAGCCGGCTCAACGAGAACCGCCAAGGTTCGCTGCTCGACTTCATCGAAGACTTTACCCAGCGTTTCCCGAAGTATGTGGATGAGTACGAAACGCTGCTGACGGATAACCGCATCTGGAAGCAGCGTACCGTCGGTATCGGCGTGATCAGCCCCGAGCGCGCTCAGGAGCTGGGGCTGACTGGCCCAATGTTGCGCGGCTCCGGTGTGGAGTGGGATTTGCGCAAGAAGCAGCCTTACGAAGTCTACGACAAGCTGGATTTCGACATCCCAGTGGGGGTCAATGGCGACTGCTACGACCGCTATCTGTGCCGTATTGAAGAAATGCGCCAGTCCAACCGCATCATCAAGCAATGTGTGGATTGGCTGCGTAGCAACCCCGGCCCGGTCATTGTCAGCAACCACAAGGTGGCACCGCCTTCCCGTCTCGATATGAAGACGAACATGGAAGAGCTGATCCATCATTTCAAGCTGTTCACGGAAGGCATGCACGTTCCTGAGGGTGAGGCTTACGCTGCGGTTGAGCATCCCAAGGGCGAGTTCGGCATCTACCTGGTTTCCGATGGCGCCAACAAACCCTACCGCCTGAAAATTCGTGCACCGGGCTTTGCACACCTCGCCGCGCTGGATGAGGTGGCGCGTGGCCACATGATTTCCGACGTCGTTGCCATTATCGGCACGATGGATATCGTGTTCGGAGAGATTGACCGATGA
- a CDS encoding NADH-quinone oxidoreductase subunit C translates to MASKLDALHQLLQTALGDKAVSVTKALNELTLVVRAADWPEVSRTLCAHPDFQFKSCVDVCGMDYSTYKDSSWEGRRFAVVYHLLSVALNQRLRVRVFCEDDEFPVVASMVEVWAGVNWFEREAFDLYGIVFAGHPDLRRILTDYGFVGHPFRKDFPLSGHVEMRYDPVQRRVIYQPVSIEPREVTPRIIREENYGV, encoded by the coding sequence ATGGCAAGCAAACTAGACGCGCTTCATCAGTTGCTGCAAACGGCCTTGGGTGACAAGGCCGTTTCCGTGACAAAGGCACTCAACGAGCTGACCCTGGTGGTCCGCGCTGCCGATTGGCCCGAGGTCAGCCGCACCCTGTGTGCGCATCCGGATTTCCAGTTCAAGTCCTGTGTCGACGTGTGCGGCATGGACTACAGCACCTACAAAGACAGCAGCTGGGAGGGTCGACGCTTTGCGGTGGTTTACCACCTCTTGTCGGTGGCCCTGAATCAGCGTCTACGTGTGCGGGTGTTTTGCGAAGACGACGAGTTCCCTGTGGTGGCCTCGATGGTGGAGGTCTGGGCCGGCGTCAACTGGTTCGAGCGCGAAGCCTTCGATCTTTACGGCATTGTTTTCGCCGGACACCCCGACTTGCGCCGCATCCTTACTGACTACGGCTTTGTCGGCCATCCGTTCCGCAAGGACTTCCCCTTGTCTGGCCATGTTGAAATGCGTTACGACCCGGTACAGCGCCGGGTGATCTACCAGCCAGTCTCCATCGAGCCGCGCGAAGTCACGCCGCGCATCATTCGCGAGGAGAACTACGGTGTCTGA
- the pstS gene encoding phosphate ABC transporter substrate-binding protein PstS: protein MQWSFGRKLLVTAIIGLGATVAQAADITGAGASFPYPLYAKWAEVYKQKTGNGLNYQSIGSGGGIKQIQAKTVDFGASDAPLKPEELAKSGLQQFPTVMGGVVPVYNLPGVPAGQLKLTPALLADIYLGKIKTWNDPAIAALNKGVALPQLAINIIRRADGSGTTFIFTNYLSKISPEWKSKVGEGTAVAWPAGVGGKGNEGVAAYVQRLKGAIGYVEYAYAKKNKLAHVALQNRDGAFVTPSEESFKAAAAYADWKNAPGFYEILTNEPGKASWPIVGATFILMHTKQDKGAQAQEVLKFFDWAYSAEGDKMALDLDYIPMPDEVVAQIKASWKKMTDNQGAAVIK, encoded by the coding sequence ATGCAATGGTCATTCGGTCGTAAGTTGTTGGTTACTGCCATCATCGGTCTCGGCGCAACCGTCGCTCAAGCAGCAGACATCACCGGCGCAGGCGCCAGCTTTCCTTACCCGCTGTATGCAAAGTGGGCTGAGGTCTACAAGCAGAAAACCGGCAACGGCCTGAACTATCAGTCGATCGGCTCGGGTGGCGGCATCAAGCAGATCCAGGCCAAGACCGTGGACTTTGGCGCATCGGATGCCCCGTTGAAGCCAGAAGAGCTCGCCAAGAGCGGCCTGCAGCAATTCCCCACTGTGATGGGCGGCGTGGTACCGGTCTACAATCTGCCCGGCGTGCCGGCAGGCCAGCTCAAGCTGACACCCGCGCTGCTCGCTGATATTTACCTCGGCAAGATCAAGACCTGGAATGACCCGGCGATCGCCGCGCTGAACAAGGGTGTGGCGCTGCCCCAGCTGGCCATCAATATCATTCGCCGCGCCGATGGCTCGGGCACTACGTTCATCTTCACCAATTACCTCTCGAAGATCAGCCCCGAGTGGAAGTCCAAGGTGGGCGAAGGTACCGCGGTGGCTTGGCCAGCCGGTGTAGGCGGCAAAGGTAACGAAGGCGTCGCTGCTTATGTTCAGCGCCTCAAGGGTGCCATCGGCTATGTCGAGTACGCTTACGCCAAGAAGAACAAGCTCGCCCACGTTGCCCTGCAGAACCGCGATGGCGCGTTCGTGACGCCGAGCGAAGAGTCGTTCAAGGCGGCCGCTGCATACGCCGACTGGAAGAACGCACCGGGCTTCTATGAGATCCTGACCAACGAACCGGGCAAGGCATCGTGGCCCATCGTCGGCGCCACCTTTATCCTGATGCACACCAAGCAGGACAAGGGAGCGCAGGCTCAAGAAGTGCTGAAGTTCTTCGATTGGGCCTACAGTGCCGAAGGCGACAAGATGGCACTGGATCTGGACTACATCCCCATGCCGGATGAAGTGGTGGCACAGATCAAGGCATCGTGGAAAAAGATGACTGACAATCAAGGCGCGGCCGTAATCAAGTAA
- the nuoE gene encoding NADH-quinone oxidoreductase subunit NuoE, whose translation MTDINHGLTPDSLAQIDRELAKYPADQKRSAVMSALRIAQTEKGWLSSDTIKFVADYLGIAPMAAHEVATFYNMYDRAPVGKYKLTVCTNLPCALSGGADAGEYLQQKLGIGYNETTADGRFTLKEGECMGACGYAPVMLVNNHTMCNHMTPDAIDRKLAELTQAGN comes from the coding sequence ATGACTGACATCAACCACGGGCTTACCCCCGACTCGCTGGCGCAGATTGATCGCGAGCTTGCCAAGTATCCGGCGGACCAGAAGCGCTCGGCCGTGATGTCGGCCCTGCGCATTGCCCAGACTGAAAAGGGCTGGTTGTCCAGCGATACCATCAAGTTTGTTGCCGACTATCTGGGCATCGCGCCGATGGCGGCGCATGAAGTCGCCACGTTCTACAACATGTACGACCGTGCACCGGTGGGTAAGTACAAGTTGACCGTCTGCACGAACCTGCCCTGCGCGCTGTCTGGTGGTGCAGATGCTGGCGAATATCTGCAACAGAAGTTGGGTATCGGCTACAACGAGACGACCGCGGACGGCCGCTTCACCCTGAAGGAGGGTGAATGCATGGGCGCTTGCGGGTACGCGCCGGTAATGCTGGTGAATAACCACACTATGTGCAACCACATGACCCCAGATGCGATTGATCGCAAGCTGGCGGAACTGACACAGGCCGGGAACTAA
- the secG gene encoding preprotein translocase subunit SecG, with protein sequence MEIFKSVIQVLNVLSALVVIVLVLLQHGKGADMGAAFGGGSAGSLFGATGSANFLSRATAVGATIFFCTLLALVKIDTNVVATSGGGVMSDVVKTAPATTSGQVPAVPVDQGKQNSIPD encoded by the coding sequence ATGGAAATCTTCAAAAGCGTTATTCAGGTGCTGAACGTTCTGTCTGCCCTGGTTGTGATCGTGTTGGTGCTCTTGCAGCATGGCAAGGGTGCGGATATGGGCGCAGCCTTTGGCGGCGGCTCGGCGGGTAGCCTGTTTGGTGCCACGGGTTCGGCAAATTTTCTGAGCAGGGCGACGGCCGTTGGTGCTACAATTTTCTTCTGCACGCTGCTCGCACTTGTGAAGATCGACACCAATGTGGTGGCCACTTCTGGCGGTGGTGTGATGTCTGATGTGGTGAAAACTGCGCCTGCCACGACCTCGGGTCAGGTGCCTGCTGTGCCGGTCGATCAGGGTAAGCAAAACAGTATTCCTGACTGA
- the nuoG gene encoding NADH-quinone oxidoreductase subunit NuoG yields MLEIEIDGTKLTVPNGTTVIEAARSIGTYIPHFCYHKKLSIAANCRMCLVQVEKAPKPLPACATPVSDGMKVHTHSDMAVKAQEGVMEFLLINHPLDCPICDQGGECQLQDLAVGYGASSSRYQEEKRVVPNKDLGPLISTDMTRCIHCTRCVRFTEEVAGLQEIGMAGRGEHSEIMSFIGMTVDSEISGNVIDLCPVGALTSKPFRYTARTWELSRRKSVSPHDGLGANLVVQVKGDRVMRVLPLENESVNECWIADRDRYSYEALNSDQRLTRPLLKQGGQWIETDWQTALEYVANGLKSVARDHGAESLALVATPHSTLEELFLLNKISHSVAGASAFVGGRTADSRLASASKGSLWLGQSIVALEQSKAVFVVGSTLRKEQPLLAQRLRQSVKRGAKLAVLHAADDALQTTISAKLIRRPDAWVESLAAVVKAAAEIRQVAVPADVATVEVGPDAHAIAQMLIDAATAEGQHASILLGNLAAHHPRAVELAALATQLAQITGAVLGFASEAANTVGAQVLGLRMADAFAQARKAVVLLNAEPEFDGLHGEAGLDMLKQAEMVVALSPFKHAAVDYADVLLPVGPFTETAGSFINMEGRLQTFNGVVKPLGDSRPAWKVLRVLGNLLGIEGFDLDSVDAVRKAALPSGEAGISAKLDNQVEHAVQINTVANELVRLGEVPIYQADSLVRRASSLQKTRDAAAPGIGLSPATAARLGLSSGDAARVSQGDRSMTGAVVIDAGLAVDVVRLATSHPSTIGLGKAIGPVDVTRA; encoded by the coding sequence ATGCTTGAAATTGAAATCGACGGTACCAAACTGACTGTCCCGAACGGAACGACGGTGATTGAGGCCGCACGTTCCATTGGTACGTACATTCCGCACTTCTGTTATCACAAGAAGCTGTCGATTGCTGCCAACTGCCGGATGTGTCTGGTTCAGGTAGAAAAGGCTCCCAAGCCATTGCCAGCCTGCGCCACGCCGGTCAGTGACGGTATGAAGGTTCACACGCACTCTGATATGGCCGTCAAGGCACAAGAAGGCGTGATGGAATTCCTGCTGATCAACCATCCGCTAGACTGTCCGATCTGTGACCAAGGCGGCGAGTGTCAGTTGCAGGATCTCGCGGTGGGTTATGGCGCTTCTTCTTCGCGCTATCAGGAAGAAAAGCGTGTGGTCCCGAACAAGGACCTCGGCCCGCTGATCTCCACCGACATGACCCGCTGCATCCATTGCACCCGCTGTGTCCGCTTCACCGAAGAGGTGGCTGGTCTGCAAGAGATCGGCATGGCCGGTCGTGGTGAGCACTCGGAGATCATGTCCTTTATCGGCATGACGGTGGATTCCGAAATCTCCGGCAACGTCATCGATCTGTGCCCGGTGGGCGCCCTGACGTCCAAGCCTTTCCGCTACACGGCTCGTACCTGGGAATTGTCGCGCCGCAAGAGCGTGAGCCCCCATGATGGTCTTGGTGCCAATCTGGTAGTCCAGGTCAAGGGCGACCGTGTCATGCGTGTGCTGCCTCTGGAAAACGAGTCCGTTAACGAATGCTGGATTGCGGATCGCGATCGCTACTCGTACGAGGCGTTGAATAGCGACCAACGTTTGACCCGACCCTTGCTGAAGCAGGGCGGTCAGTGGATCGAGACGGATTGGCAGACTGCGCTTGAGTATGTCGCCAATGGTCTCAAGTCCGTCGCTCGCGACCATGGGGCCGAGTCACTCGCTTTGGTCGCTACGCCACACTCGACGCTGGAAGAGCTGTTCCTTCTCAACAAGATCAGTCACTCGGTTGCGGGTGCGAGCGCCTTTGTCGGCGGCCGTACTGCAGATAGCCGCTTGGCATCTGCCTCCAAGGGCTCCCTCTGGTTGGGTCAGAGTATTGTGGCGCTGGAGCAAAGCAAGGCAGTGTTTGTTGTCGGCTCGACCCTGCGCAAAGAGCAGCCTCTGCTTGCACAGCGACTTCGCCAGAGCGTCAAGCGCGGCGCCAAGCTGGCTGTTCTGCATGCGGCTGATGATGCATTGCAGACCACCATCAGTGCCAAGCTGATCCGACGCCCTGATGCATGGGTGGAGTCCTTGGCGGCCGTGGTCAAGGCTGCCGCAGAGATCCGCCAAGTAGCGGTTCCTGCCGACGTGGCTACCGTTGAAGTCGGTCCGGACGCGCATGCGATTGCGCAGATGCTGATTGATGCGGCCACGGCCGAAGGACAGCACGCGTCTATCCTGCTGGGCAATCTGGCAGCACATCATCCGCGCGCAGTGGAACTTGCTGCACTGGCTACACAGCTGGCCCAGATTACTGGCGCTGTACTGGGCTTTGCCAGCGAAGCCGCCAATACGGTGGGTGCGCAGGTGCTGGGCTTACGTATGGCGGATGCCTTTGCCCAAGCGCGCAAGGCAGTTGTTCTCCTGAATGCCGAACCCGAATTCGATGGCCTTCATGGTGAGGCCGGGCTGGATATGCTCAAGCAGGCCGAGATGGTAGTGGCCCTGTCGCCATTCAAGCATGCCGCCGTCGATTACGCGGATGTGCTGCTGCCTGTCGGGCCGTTTACCGAAACGGCAGGTAGCTTCATCAATATGGAAGGCCGCCTGCAGACCTTCAATGGCGTGGTCAAGCCGCTTGGTGACAGCCGTCCTGCATGGAAAGTGCTGCGTGTCTTGGGCAATCTGCTCGGGATCGAAGGTTTCGACCTCGATAGCGTGGATGCCGTTCGCAAGGCCGCCCTGCCATCTGGTGAAGCGGGCATTTCTGCCAAGCTGGATAACCAGGTTGAGCATGCCGTTCAGATCAATACCGTTGCAAACGAACTTGTTCGTCTGGGCGAAGTACCGATCTATCAGGCGGACTCGCTGGTGCGCCGTGCCTCCTCCTTGCAGAAAACCCGCGATGCAGCAGCGCCCGGCATTGGTTTGTCGCCGGCGACGGCGGCGCGTCTGGGGTTGTCGAGCGGTGATGCAGCAAGAGTCAGTCAGGGTGATCGCAGCATGACGGGCGCGGTGGTGATTGATGCAGGTCTGGCTGTAGACGTCGTACGTCTGGCGACCTCACACCCCAGTACCATTGGACTTGGCAAGGCCATCGGCCCTGTCGACGTGACGCGTGCCTGA
- the nuoF gene encoding NADH-quinone oxidoreductase subunit NuoF, whose product MTVYVKGVVFDGVDFDDPNCWTLDAYVKRGGYAALKKIIAEGMTQDAVIAEVKASSLRGRGGAGFPTGLKWSFMPRSFPGQKYLVCNTDEGEPGTFKDLDIIQYNPHALIEGMIIGGYAMGITVGYNYIHGEVFEAYQRFEAALEEARRAGFLGERILGSDFSFELHGHHGYGAYICGEETALLESLEGKKGQPRFKPPFPASFGLYGKPTTINNTETFASVPYIIREGGQKFLELGKPNNGGTKLFSVSGHVNRPGNFEVPLGTPFSELLEMAGGMRGGKKLKAVIPGGSSAPVLPAHIMMETTMDYDAIAKAGSMLGSGAVIVMDETVCMVKALRRLSYFYYEESCGQCTPCREGTGWLYRVVDRIENGQGRPEDLDLLESVGKNIAGRTICALGDAAVMPVQGMLKHFRDEFLHHIEHKKCIVPGY is encoded by the coding sequence ATGACCGTTTACGTCAAGGGCGTAGTGTTCGACGGAGTCGACTTCGACGACCCCAATTGCTGGACGCTGGATGCCTATGTAAAGCGTGGCGGCTACGCTGCCCTCAAGAAGATCATTGCCGAGGGCATGACCCAGGACGCGGTGATTGCCGAAGTGAAGGCATCTTCATTGCGCGGTCGTGGTGGTGCCGGCTTCCCCACGGGGCTCAAGTGGTCCTTCATGCCGCGCAGCTTCCCGGGCCAGAAATATCTCGTCTGCAATACCGACGAGGGTGAGCCCGGTACCTTCAAAGATCTCGACATCATCCAGTACAACCCGCACGCACTGATCGAAGGCATGATCATTGGCGGGTACGCGATGGGTATCACAGTCGGATACAACTACATCCACGGTGAAGTGTTCGAAGCCTATCAGCGCTTTGAAGCCGCGCTGGAAGAAGCGCGCCGGGCCGGATTTCTCGGTGAGCGCATCCTCGGCAGTGATTTCAGTTTCGAGCTGCATGGGCACCATGGTTATGGTGCTTACATTTGCGGTGAGGAAACGGCCTTGCTGGAGTCGCTCGAAGGCAAGAAGGGCCAGCCGCGCTTCAAGCCGCCTTTCCCGGCGAGCTTCGGTCTGTATGGCAAGCCGACCACCATCAATAACACCGAGACCTTTGCCTCGGTGCCTTACATCATCCGCGAGGGTGGCCAGAAGTTTCTTGAGCTGGGCAAGCCCAACAACGGCGGCACCAAACTGTTTTCGGTTTCGGGCCATGTGAATCGCCCTGGTAACTTTGAAGTGCCGCTGGGCACGCCATTCAGCGAACTGCTCGAAATGGCCGGCGGCATGCGTGGTGGCAAGAAGCTCAAGGCCGTGATTCCTGGCGGTTCGTCCGCGCCTGTGCTGCCTGCGCACATCATGATGGAAACGACGATGGACTACGATGCCATCGCCAAGGCGGGGTCCATGCTGGGCTCCGGTGCCGTTATCGTGATGGATGAGACCGTCTGCATGGTCAAGGCACTGCGCAGACTCTCGTATTTCTATTACGAAGAATCGTGTGGCCAGTGCACGCCTTGTCGTGAAGGCACCGGCTGGCTGTATCGGGTAGTCGACCGGATCGAAAATGGTCAGGGGCGCCCCGAGGATCTGGATTTGCTGGAGTCTGTGGGCAAGAACATCGCGGGCAGAACCATTTGTGCCCTGGGTGATGCGGCAGTCATGCCTGTACAGGGCATGCTCAAGCATTTCCGTGATGAGTTCCTGCACCACATTGAACACAAGAAGTGCATCGTTCCTGGCTACTAA
- the tpiA gene encoding triose-phosphate isomerase yields MKRKHIVGNWKMNGSAVVIDDVLDQLLKQTLPADVSVCVPSPYLQRAGERLAGSSLRLGAQNVSEHGDGAYTGEVSARMLRDVGCHLAIIGHSERRRYFAETDESVMNKLARLLEVGLFGVVCVGETLAERDGGRAEAKIESQLAQLHTLMARGATPKRFCVAYEPIWAIGTGRAASLEQIAQMHEFIKRCLGASYAVLYGGSVKAVNAADILALSAVDGVLVGGASLDAKEFGEICRAAS; encoded by the coding sequence ATGAAACGCAAGCATATAGTCGGCAACTGGAAAATGAACGGTTCGGCAGTGGTGATCGATGATGTGCTCGATCAATTGCTGAAGCAGACATTGCCCGCGGATGTATCGGTATGTGTCCCCTCGCCCTATCTGCAACGGGCGGGTGAGCGACTGGCCGGTTCGTCCTTGCGACTGGGCGCCCAGAATGTCAGCGAGCACGGAGACGGCGCCTACACTGGTGAAGTGTCTGCGCGGATGTTGCGTGATGTCGGGTGTCATCTAGCCATCATCGGCCACTCAGAGCGGCGGCGGTATTTCGCCGAAACCGACGAGTCGGTCATGAACAAGCTGGCGCGCCTGCTTGAGGTGGGTTTGTTCGGCGTAGTCTGCGTTGGCGAGACGCTGGCAGAGCGCGATGGTGGCAGGGCGGAAGCAAAGATCGAGTCGCAGTTGGCGCAGCTTCATACGCTGATGGCACGCGGCGCAACGCCCAAGCGCTTTTGCGTGGCTTACGAGCCGATCTGGGCGATAGGTACAGGGCGGGCTGCTTCACTGGAGCAGATTGCTCAGATGCATGAATTTATCAAGCGCTGCCTTGGTGCAAGCTATGCCGTACTTTACGGTGGTAGCGTCAAGGCGGTGAATGCGGCGGATATCCTTGCGCTTTCGGCGGTGGATGGCGTCTTGGTTGGCGGTGCTTCGCTGGATGCAAAAGAATTCGGTGAAATTTGCCGAGCTGCGAGTTGA
- a CDS encoding NADH-quinone oxidoreductase subunit A — protein sequence MLESYFPVLLFMVVGLLVGVAPMALGKLVGALLGTNRPDSAKLSPYECGFEAFEDARMQFDVRYYLVAILFILFDLEVAFLLPWAAVIKEVGFAGFLAMMVFLAILVVGFIYEWKKGALEWE from the coding sequence ATGCTCGAAAGTTACTTCCCGGTCCTGCTGTTCATGGTAGTGGGATTGCTGGTTGGGGTTGCCCCCATGGCGTTGGGTAAGTTGGTTGGTGCGTTGTTGGGCACCAATCGCCCTGATTCGGCAAAGCTCTCGCCCTATGAGTGCGGTTTTGAGGCGTTCGAGGATGCGCGCATGCAGTTCGATGTGCGGTACTACCTCGTGGCCATCCTGTTCATCCTGTTCGATCTTGAAGTGGCCTTCCTGTTGCCATGGGCGGCTGTCATCAAAGAAGTCGGCTTTGCCGGTTTCCTGGCAATGATGGTGTTTTTGGCGATTCTGGTGGTTGGCTTTATCTATGAATGGAAGAAGGGGGCGCTGGAATGGGAGTAG